A window of the Brassica oleracea var. oleracea cultivar TO1000 chromosome C1, BOL, whole genome shotgun sequence genome harbors these coding sequences:
- the LOC106318163 gene encoding nuclear pore complex protein NUP85, with amino-acid sequence MPGMNPKPGDGLPDGGELVPFSTKEKSPAVYPLRYGLKSRPHGLSISWGYGNNLRVTVLRNPDSHDDDDGGEAGGEVVNVRLSAEDGEIGDAQWRRIAYGSVSPFALLQSRRNSISSLFKMDMSPSLYQTAWWEYVMEYSKEIKSLLSDSVSSPAPLIDDPRSVIKNAEEPTSLKAAWELMEMFYADKTCLSWLPERLVDWLSDYDVLLSSSHPTIYSKLEDFQKELVGLQAIEDDPRYWEVMSSALSVGWLEIVVKLLHLHGSYQLDQLGNRETENGLVEAVAVLISKMPRMRPKLESGMFGECFAAKPDFMKTRERWQSQITKLECSAFWVQCAHHQTREGLRNMLKIMMGNVDCLSAATSNWMELFVSHLLYLRPFTKGLEGMHNLAQKCVQSKPVNTSHKLLRLLIGILGENTEVVLAVCSKEFGSWMVAHAMELLTAGSEEGEVLVHEEQRNLGGINMEELHRLVYAQVLSSHALTWQIAPVYLSSCKKQGLGLLELLFYRQPVQDNQLLIKSLEICRLYELSYVSAKLMKISGVHHWKHGRKGSGIFWLQQARDEHCLKVISQQLFDSVGKSLSDESLKQWEGLVELLGSDSQISGGLDFLHKYRDFKRSLNLVKDGKAIDAAHEAVERLVSLMKSPSTPQRFWLPLLHDSLKLLNWPERSLLNVAQTNLMLNKLQEASIAKIRPGFIEPDLSAQAVGSVRLALATNLGRAFLEEC; translated from the exons ATGCCGGGTATGAATCCGAAACCCGGCGACGGATTACCTGACGGCGGAGAGCTGGTTCCGTTTTCCACCAAGGAGAAATCGCCGGCGGTGTATCCTCTTCGCTACGGCCTCAAGTCTCGGCCTCACGGGCTCTCCATCTCCTGGGGCTACGGGAACAACCTGCGCGTCACGGTTTTACGCAATCCGGATTCGCACGATGACGACGACGGCGGAGAAGCTGGCGGCGAGGTGGTAAACGTGAGGCTTAGCGCCGAGGACGGCGAGATCGGCGACGCGCAGTGGCGAAGGATCGCTTATGGATCTGTTTCTCCGTTTGCGCTTTTGCAGAGCAGGAGAAACTCGATTTCGAGCTTGTTTAAGATGGATATGAGTCCTTCTCTGTACCAGACTGCGTG GTGGGAGTATGTGATGGAGTACAGTAAGGAGATTAAATCTCTCCTTAGTGATTCAGTGTCTTCTCCTGCTCCTTTGATTGACGATCCAAGATCAGTTATAAAG AATGCTGAGGAACCGACTTCTTTGAAGGCTGCGTGGGAGTTGATGGAGATGTTTTATGCTGACAAGACATGTCTGTCTTGGTTGCCAGAACGGCTTGTTGATTGGCTATCT GATTATGATGTACTTCTGTCAAGCTCGCATCCAACTATCTACTCAAAGCTCGAGGATTTCCAAAAGGAACTGGTTGGCCTACAG GCTATCGAGGATGATCCAAGATACTGGGAAGTGATGTCATCTGCTTTATCAGTTGGTTGGCTAGAAATAGTG GTGAAGTTGTTACACTTGCATGGTTCTTATCAACTTGACCAGCTAGGAAATCGTGAG ACAGAAAATGGTCTGGTAGAAGCTGTCGCTGTTCTCATTTCAAAAATGCCACGGATGCGTCCAAAATTAGAATCTGGGATGTTTGGTGAATGCTTTGCAGCAAAGCCTGATTTTATGAAG ACACGAGAAAGATGGCAGTCTCAGATAACTAAACTAGAGTGCAGTGCCTTCTGGGTTCAATGTGCTCACCATCAGACCCGCGAGGGCTTGAGAAATATGTTGAAGATCATGATGGGAAATGTCGATTGCCTCTCAGCTGCGACATCTAACTGGATGGAGTTGTTTGTTTCACATTTACTCTATCTCAGGCCATTCACGAAG GGACTAGAAGGCATGCATAATCTTGCTCAGAAATGTGTTCAGTCAAAACCAGTTAACACTTCCCATAAGCTTCTGAGACTGCTTATTGGAATTCTTGGAGAGAATACTGAG GTTGTGCTGGCAGTGTGTTCCAAAGAGTTTGGCTCCTG GATGGTTGCACACGCCATGGAGTTATTGACAGCTGGAAGCGAGGAAGGAGAAGTTCTTGTACATGAGGAGCAGCGAAACTTGGGTGGAATCAACATGGAAGAGCTCCATAGACTTGTTTATGCTCAAGTTCTTTCTTCTCATGCTTTGACTTGGCAG ATAGCTCCTGTTTATCTATCATCCTGCAAGAAACAGGGCCTAGGCTTATTAGAATTGTTGTTCTATAGGCAGCCAGTTCAAGACAATCAGTTGCTTATTAAG AGTCTAGAGATTTGCCGTCTATATGAACTTAGTTATGTCAGCGCAAAACTTATGAAG ATCTCTGGAGTGCATCACTGGAAACATGGGAGGAAAGGTTCTGGGATTTTCTGGCTTCAGCAAGCCCGGGACGAGCACTGTCTCAAAGTGATTTCTCAACAGCTGTTTGATTCTGTTGGAAAGTCACTGTCTGATGAAAGTCTCAAG CAATGGGAAGGCCTGGTCGAACTGCTGGGTTCCGACTCGCAGATCTCTGGTGGTCTTGATTTTCTTCACAA GTATAGAGATTTCAAGAGATCGCTGAATCTCGTCAAGGATGGAAAAGCTATAGATGCGGCTCACGAAGCTGTGGAGAGACTTGTATCG CTAATGAAGAGCCCCTCTACTCCTCAACGCTTCTGGCTTCCTCTGCTGCATGATTCA TTGAAGCTGTTGAATTGGCCTGAGCGTTCGCTGTTGAATGTAGCACAGACCAACCTGATGTTGAACAAACTGCAGGAAGCATCCATTGCAAAGATCAGACCAGGCTTCATAGAACCTGATTTGTCGGCTCAAGCTGTGGGTTCTGTGAGACTCGCTCTAGCAACAAATCTCGGACGTGCTTTCCTGGAAGAGTGTTAG